tatttatacatacatGTTCTTAGGCTTGTGACATACAGGATAATCAATCTGGTTTCTAATTAAACTTTCTAATCATGGGGCCTTATCTTAAGGTTATTTGTAAGCCTCTAGTTCTCTCACAGGTTCTTATCAGCCAACTATCAACAACCATTCGAGTACGAACCCTTTCATAatctagttttgtttttcagttttgCATTTATGTTAGAAAATAGTACAGCACCCACCAAACCTTCTCACCTACTTGCTCATCACAACAGCTTATGGCTATAATGCTTCTTTAGACTAGTTTTACatgttattatttgcattgattgatTACTACGTTTCTTTAAACATGTACAGGggaaaaaaggagaaaagaaaaggcTGTGTCTTTTTCTATTAGATAGCAATGATTTTTCTCTCTCAATAGTATGCTTCTCTTTCAAAAGGAACAGTGCAGTAGTATAAAGTGCCAGAGCATGTAAATAGGATCTTTGATTCTTGAAAAGGATCTATGGTTTCATATTTTAccacaccttttttttttattattgttttcaaaaGGAACAGTGCAGTAGTATAAAGTACCtgtaattattttgtttcatgtaTGCATGTGATGGGAAACGGCCAGTTTTCTGCACTTGGTCATGACTTTTTAAAGTCTTCCTAATCTTCTTCCCACCAAACAGTCTTCAACCTTTGTCAACTTTTGTGTCTTTGCCGCTCCACTGGTTGGCACGTGAACAGCACGTGTAGAGCTTCACTTCTTTGCTCCCTTTCCATGATTTTCCAGATTATGAGCTTTGAGAATAAGCTTTCAGGAGTGTGGCTCACTTCGTGACTCTCTTTGGGTACTCACTGACTCTATGTTTACTTTCTCTTAAAAGCCGTttgtttccctttttcttttcctttttatcattGTATTATGTTCACTCTTTGTTCgtttcctttcttttacttatCTGAATGCCCAGTTTGCAGATTGTAGTGTAATGAATTAGCTAATTAAGATCAGAATGAAAGAAAACTGTAGAACTTTGTGAGCATCACATGTGTGATATAGCATgccattttttattcaattgaaTTTCTCTTAGCTGAAGAACTACTGTAGTTGTTGAGGTTTTATAGTTTGTTTCTCTGTCTTGAGAGTTCAAGCATTCATTGTCAGAGCCAATGGAGGATAAGAATAAAGAGAAGACAGTTGTGGTTAAACCTGTGCCTTGGCGACCACGCTCTGATTTCAAGTCCTCAAAGCACACTACTACTGCCGGAAATGTCTCTTCTCCGAGTTCATCAACCGAGGCAACCAATATCATTAGGCCTAAAACTGTGAGGCTAAGGCCTTCATCCAACCATTTCCAAGCTGAAATTGGTCCATTTCTTGTGAGTTCAAGTCATTGTCTTTGTGGTAATAACTGGGtttattacttttcttttttagttgtcattGTTCTATTGTTGTTTCCACTGATCTCTAATACAATTTGCAGGATCATTTGTCTGAACCTGGAGCTCATGATTTCTCTAATTTGGCTTCCAAAGCTGATGCTTCCAGTTTCCTGCCTAATCTggtcagattttttttttttcatttttttgtaatcctttaaacaaaaagaatgagaccgattttttattttttattttttatagtgcTGCCTGCTTCTAGTTGTCAAGGaacttaattttattcttttttatggcttttaaattattttcttctgGTCATGAAACTTACCAGGGCAACGTTGATGTTGGTCATGAAGAAATGTTTGTGGAGACAATGGTCCAAGATCAAGTTTTGGATAGATCAAAGCAACAGTGCCAGAGCTTTCCGACACACCGAGATCAGTCTAATGATGTGCCTATGGATGTCGAACAAGGTAGCAGATCTCATCAGTCAGCAATCGCCGTAGATCGATCTTCTTATGATGGATATAACTGGAGAAAATACGGGCAAAAGCAAGTTAAAGGAAGTGAATATCCGCGCAGTTACTATAAATGTACACATCCAAGCTGCCCGGTGAAGAAGAAGGTCGAAAGATCGTTGGAAGGACACATTGCTGAAATTGTCTACAAGGGTGAACACAATCACCCCAAACCACAACCACCAAAGCATCTGTTATCAGAAACAGTTGGAAATGCAAATGCTGACAGCAGTGGTAATACATTATCAAGTAATCTCAATGTGGAGAGAAATGATGCATCTGAGAGTAGGTTGGAGAGTCACAGTGAAGTCGGTTTATCGGGTATTCCTTCGTATTCTGGAAAAACTGGTCGGCATTTAACTTCAACGTGTCATAGTGATGTTGCAAGTGGCACAGCTGATGCAGAGAGTAGCAGAGTTAGCTCAAAGAGAAGGTAAGGATCAATGCATAACTCACTAAATCTTTACAATTACTGAGTAAAAtgaaaacatgtttttttagttttatttatgaaaCTTATGTTTTTCAGGAGAACAGAGGATCAAGCTAGTGTCGGTGAGGGAGATCAAGGTGAACCTGATGTCTCCAGTGATGGATATCATTGGAGAAAATACGGTCAGAAAGTTGTGAAAGGAAATCCATATCCCAGGTcacctctttttctttgaattcaCTGGTAAAACAAATCATTTGACAACTAAAATGAAACATAGTTTTTAGTGTTAGTATAACTAACAATCCAACGCCttttaatttggaaaatatggatttgaatatataagtcAAGCGCTGTAagttttttgggtttaaataAGGCCAACATATCTTTGTTTTGCATTTATATGGCTAAGTTTTTTGGTTGAATTGGACAAttggaagaaaaaacaaaatcattcaaTCAATCTTTCTGCTTGTTTAAATCATGCATCTCTGACACTATGTACTCATAATTGAAAATGAGTCACTATGCACATAATTGGAAATGAGTCACTATGCATATAATTGGAAATGAGTCATCATAAGAACATCATTTTCATgcagtaaatatatatatatatatattttcttttaaccaTTGAGTAAGAGTTATTTATCTTGCAGAAGTTATTACAAGTGCACTGGTCTCAAATGCAAAGTGCGAAAACATGTAGATAGAGCTTCCGATCATTCGGGGTCATTCATAACAACATATGAAGGTAAACACAACCATGAAATGCCGTTCAGGAACCAGAGTCAATAATGTTTTGTATGCCTCTCTGCAGAAGCTCTGATGATGAAGCAATAACTTACAAACAACAGAAGAAATAGTTTCTCTGTTCTCAGATGGAATAATAGTTATGCTAGagattcatttaaatatttgtactTTTTTACCTGGTTAGTTTGTTCAAGCTCTTTCTTAGAGTTGTGATCATGGTGGATTTTGGTGGTGGTAATAATACTGTTCTgattctattaaatttttatgaattgaTAATTTGGTGCATCTCACTGTGAGGTAtcaaattttatcatttaataaaaatttagtaAATTGGCAGTACCATTTTGGTTGAATAATTTCCTCACAGATTGTTTCCATGTAtgtcttatttaaaattttcatattttattcctCCTTATATgtaactgtttttttttctttaaacaaaattgtgttgtttattcattgtattaaaaaTTTAGTAAAAATGGTTGCtacttgaaattaaaataatttattatttttacatttacaaatttatatacttgttttagttatttatctgtttatatttttttatttttttaacaaaattatagtttatctactttattaatatatttgtatagaTTTATGTAATAATggatttataaaaagattttttttttttgtaaaataaatttctatttttaaa
The DNA window shown above is from Dioscorea cayenensis subsp. rotundata cultivar TDr96_F1 chromosome 12, TDr96_F1_v2_PseudoChromosome.rev07_lg8_w22 25.fasta, whole genome shotgun sequence and carries:
- the LOC120273029 gene encoding WRKY transcription factor 44-like, with amino-acid sequence MEDKNKEKTVVVKPVPWRPRSDFKSSKHTTTAGNVSSPSSSTEATNIIRPKTVRLRPSSNHFQAEIGPFLDHLSEPGAHDFSNLASKADASSFLPNLGNVDVGHEEMFVETMVQDQVLDRSKQQCQSFPTHRDQSNDVPMDVEQGSRSHQSAIAVDRSSYDGYNWRKYGQKQVKGSEYPRSYYKCTHPSCPVKKKVERSLEGHIAEIVYKGEHNHPKPQPPKHLLSETVGNANADSSGNTLSSNLNVERNDASESRLESHSEVGLSGIPSYSGKTGRHLTSTCHSDVASGTADAESSRVSSKRRRTEDQASVGEGDQGEPDVSSDGYHWRKYGQKVVKGNPYPRSYYKCTGLKCKVRKHVDRASDHSGSFITTYEGKHNHEMPFRNQSQ